The genome window CCATTCCGCTCCCCTCCATTGATTGGCAGCAGGTCTAGTCACCTTTGTGGCAAGAAGGTACTCTGCAAATTATATCATAGGCACGGGTGGAAAGTGGATTTGCTAGCGATAGATTCCAATACAAGCAGCCCCAGCTCCATGCAGTACAATCTGACAGGTATGTCTGTCACCACATCTGCCACCTTTGTGTCAGAATCCctgagggagggacctgggaagagCATTTTAATCAGGTTCCCTAAAAGCCTCAGGCAGCCATGTAGGGGCATAAATTCCCATCTACCACGCTGCCCTAAGAGGCTGTACAGGAGTCAGGAGGTGAGAAAGATACCATCCTTCAAGCTTGTGTGTCAAGAATACACACCATGGACCTGGAGCCTCATGACCCGTTCAGAAGGGACGAACTGAATGAGGCTCAATGGGATCTCCTCTCCTACAGACACCTCAGTCAGTGCGCATATAATCTACTTTACCCATGCCATACACTTCACAGGCTGGCAGCATATATTGCAATCTAAGCACTCTTAACAGCGTTGGCAGGACGGCCAGTCTGTTATACAGTGCCCCACGCCGTACTCCACCAGAGTGCCTTACCACTCCGctgcccttcctccccctccaccaACAGAGACTTTCACGTGCCTCATTAattaaataatctttttatttctcaTGCACTAGGAAAAATGGGTCATATGAAACACTGTTCTTCATAGCAAAGGCCTCGGTCTAGAACATAACACAAGAGGCTAGCTGGGAACTGGGTCTGGTCAAAGACCTGGAAACCCTCAAAGGAGGTGCCACCTCCATGGCGAGTGACAGACCCAGCACCCTCCAACTGCAATAGCCTCCAACTGAGACAGATCAGGGCAGCCGCCCCCCCCACAGGGGTGCAAGGGGGCTGGTAACAGAGGAACATGTGGGCTGGGGACTCGGCAGGGGCAGTGGGCCAGCCCCTCATGCCAGGCCACCAGGGCCATGAGCGAGCCTAAGTCCTGCTCTGCCAAGCACAGACCAGCTGGAACTTCAGAGGCTGAGCAGCCAGTGCCACAGCAGAGAGATAATGAGCCCCTCCTGCTCCACGGCCACATAAACACGAGGGAAACTCAACTTGAACTCTAACCAAAGCCTGGGTTCCTGGGGCTCAAGGGGCCAGCCCTACGTAACCATCCCAAGCCCCTGTGGACACTGAGAACACCGTAGGACAGCCAGACTTCTGACAATTCTGGGACAGGTCACTAGCAGGGCCAACTCGTAAATCCCAGCCGTCAGGTACCACCTGAGCCGAGACAATAATGAAGCAGATTCCTGGACTTGCTTTCATTGAGGTGGCCCAGAGGCAAGACATGGTCAAAGACATGCAGGACAGAAACATAGCACGGAGACATGCAGAGACCACATCAGGTGGGAGGGGTCTAATCACAGGACATAATCAAGTCGCTGAGATGGGGCGAGCACTGCACAGACCAGGTGCACTATGGCCCTGGGCTCATGACAATGCCCACTTCCTCTGGGATGGTCTCCAGCATCTCACTTTGGACGGCCTGTGTGATAAGCGCCAGCTCCTGGCACAGCGTCTCATAGCGGTAGCCCACTCGGATGTCTGGCACGTTGGTACGGCGGATGTCATTGCCCTCAGGGCCCTCCTTGGTATAGTTGGGTCCCAGCCAGTGGCTTTTCACCTGCAGGGGTATAGGTAACAGGCAGAGATGCAGGAAGATCCAACTATCACAGGGACAAGGTCAGGACCccagatggaaggaagaaaggtaatGCCCAGCCCCAAGCAGGCTGAGTACCGTACCTTGTGAGAGAAGCCACTCATGAGCACACTGTTCCGGGCCAGCTCACACATGTCGCAGGAGCTGAGCTTCCACACCTGGGTGGCGATGCTGTACTCCTCCATCAGGGGTTCCTGCACAGGCCAGGTTCCTTGAGGCAGGCATCGGCCCCTGCCGTCCCTCCCTCCTTTAAGGACTCGGCTAACAGTTGCTAAGCTCCAGCAGCAAGGGGGCAGCACCAACCCAGAGGCACCCAGTATCCCCCAGACACCTGCCCTTGGCTGCCCGCTGGCCTGGGTCTGACCTTGGTGAAGTGGAACTGCAAGGGGTCATCTGTGGACAGCGAGACCATGAGGCCACGGGACAAGTACTCAGGGAGAGGGTTCCGGTGGTAGCTGAGGAACAGGCTGTTGTTGCTGAGCGGGGACATGGCGATGCCGATCTGAGCCAGGTAATACAGGTACTGCAGGACGGGGGCCTGGGCAGGAAGGGGGGATGGAGGACTTGTCAGCTGGCTTCAGTGCTGGGAGGCCATGCGTGCGGGCTCTGGGGCTTAGGGGAAGGAGGGTGGTCCAGGTTAGGACTCATGTAAGAATGATGAATCCTGCGCTGGGCTCCCCAGCTAGAGGATGGGTGGGAAGAGCTAATTATATTGGGAAGGAGGAATCTGATCTGAtggttggggaggaggaggatcGGGAAGGCAAGCAGCTGCACGTGGAGGCTGGGGGTGCAGACCCTGACCTTGCGCAGAAGCAGCCCATGGGAGATGTTCTCGGCCAGCATGAAGGCTGATACCAGGTGATGGATGGGCCCGGCCTCCCCGCAGTGCGGCCTCAGCACGAACGTGTGGAAACCTCTCTGCCTGAGGGGTATGAAGACAGAGTCAGCTCCAGAGCCTGGGGACACCTAAGCTCACCTGACCCCAGACCCCACATCACTCGTATGTATGCCCTCCAGTGAGTGACAGTGGGGAGCTAGGAGAGAAGACAGGGGCAGAGTCTTGACAGGGAAGGATGGAAAATTAAGTCTAAGGGCAGAGAAAGAGCCTGTCAGTCCGGGCACAGGGGGCATGGGTGTCAGGGCACTAGTGACCTCAGCTCAGGGTGCTCAAAGCACGGCACCCCTGGGGTACGCACCTGCGCAGATGGTTCAACATGGCCATGTTAGCAAAGGTGTAGTACAGGTAGTAGGCATAGGGAGGGTTGTCCTCCTCCACCCAAGCTTCTGGGAGGGGACTCTCCAGGTTAAAGACGTGGTTCTCTGGCTTGGACTCATCATCCACACTGTCAAAACCATCCACCTGGAGAAGAGCTGGTGGTCAGGCCTAGAGCCACAGCTGCCCAAACCCAGCCACCCTGCCCTGTCCCAGCCCATGCTGCCACCGCCACCCACATGCTCCAGAAAGAGGTGCAGCTCCGGGTGGCTGGCAGGGTGCACGGTGGCCTCAAACAGGGGCAGAAAGATGTTCTCCAGCATCTCTTGGAAGTTGGCCAGCTGGCCCTTGGTGCGGTACACATCGCTACGGGGAGACAGGACATAAACAGATGCAGGGCAGGGCCAGCAAGAGTCAGAGCTGTCGTGAGAGGCACCAGAGTGCATTTGCACCACAGTGGGAGAGTGGGACATCCAGACAAACCAGGCTGGACAGACTGTGGCTTGGCCTCTCCTGGCACTCAAGAGTACCGAGCCACTGAAGGCCGAGCCATCCCAGTCGAGCAAGAGGCAGGCCCTGGCCCCTTGTACACAGCTAGGGAGGTTCCTCCCACTCTAAGAGACACTCACAAGAGGCGGGGCACCTGCACCAGCCAGCGGACATTGGGAGAGTGCACTTTGTGGTTCACTGCCCAGCGTGCCAGCTTGTCCCACTCGTCCCTCGAACGCCCGTAGATGGACAGCCGGAGCTCTGCATTCTGGTATTTGCTCTCCTCCAGGTCTTCCATCACCTCCTAGACACCAGAAGCAATGACATCTACGTTCCTCCCTGTCCCGTGTCCCCACCCCATGTCTCATCAGGCCTCTCAACCTGCCCCCCTTCTGTCCCTTGAGCCCTCCTACACATGGGCTCTGGCTCAGCAGCGGAGCATCGGCTCCGTACCTTGATGATGTGAGCAAAGTACTTCCCAGAAATCTTGTTGTCGGTTTTAATGAAGATCTCTCGGAGGACAGACTCCCCAATAGGGTTGTATTTGGCATTGAATTTGTCAAACCGATGAAAGGTATTCCTGTCCTGGAGATGGGAAGGCCTAGGTCACCTCCCGATCCCTGGTCCTAGTACTGACCcaacaccccatcccatcccatggGACAGACCGCGTGCACATCCAGCGTGTCCACACTTAAGTCGTAGGCAGTGAGGTTCATGCTCTCAAAGACTTCTTGCAGCGTCTGCTCGCGGCCCTGCTCCACATGCACGATCTCCTCCAGATGTTTCTTCATCGCCCGCTTGATGAAGCGCAGCAGGTGCTTCTGGTTCATGCAGGACGAGGCGTGGATGTGCGTGTCCACCTGCGATGGGAAAGGACTGCTGTGTCCAACAAAGGGTAGGCCTtgggaccagggagatggctcagccatctgTGCTTGTTTGCTATACAAACATGAGGACTGCAGCTGCGATCTactgaacccacataaaagccaagtaTGTGCAGCAGCCTGCCAATAATCTTAAtatgaggaaggcagaggcaggggatacAAAAGATaaactggctagctagactaaCCAACAGCCAAGTCTGCGTTCAAGTGAGAAGCTCTGCCTCAGTACATAAGGTAGAGGGTACCCAAGGTCAACCCTGCTCTCCTACtgcacatgcacactacacatgtatgcacacacacacacacacacacacatgcacacacatatatacaaatgcaaagtttgggagagatggctcagtgggtaaagtgtgcCTGCCATTAAACCTGAGAAAGTCACGGCCAGGATCCACACGGTGGAAGACGAGAAATGACTCCTGCGAAGTTTTCCTCTGCTTCCACATGTCCACACCCACAGCCacagtaattaaaatgtaataaaaatttactttttattttaaaattttatttaaatttttattacattaaatggcattaattacaaaaaaattacattaaagtgtaataaaattttcacttttttaaagGAAGGGTCCACGGCCTAAGCAGTAGGTATAAAAGGTCGCTCATATTGGATGCtgggggcagtgggggagggacaGCATAGTCTTTGGAGGAGAGAAGTAGGCCAGGACACAGAGGCCATGAGCTGAGAGCCCACCTTACGGATATTGTAGAAGTCCCGGTGTGGCACTTTCTTCTGAGCAGCGAGCTCCTTCATCTCATTGAGCAAAACATGCATCTGGAATTTGGAGCTCAGGTACTGCAGCCGGCGGTAGCAGAATGACTTtctggagaagaggaaagaagaaagaagcccaGGTGACTGCTCCTGGGTTAGCTGAAGACAGGAGCATACAGAACAAGGACAGCCAAGAAAGAGGGCAGCCAACTAGGAGtaggggaccagggagtggcaggaGACAAGGTGACAGTTGtctggggcagggctggggctggggctagaCAATCTGGGCTGTGAGATGAGCTGAATGGATAGGTAGAAACTCACATGGGCCCATTGATGATCAGGGCCATCAGCACATTGACGTCAGCTACAAATTCCTGTAGGTCAGGGTATGGAAGCTCCACCTCTGGACAGCTAGCACACAGGAAGCTCAGGTGAGGAGAGCAAGTCAAGTCCTCCGGCCCCTCCTAAGCCAATGTGTCATTCCCTAGGGTGTACCCCAACACACATGGCCCCACTTACTGCTCATCAGGGTCCCTGCGGGTGTAGACGTGCACCACACCACGCACCATGCGCAGACCCAAGCCCAGGTCCCCAGGCATGGCACTTGGCTCACAGTGCTCATACGGGTGCTGCTCCAGTGCAGGGGGATGCACTGGGGCATCTGCAAGTAGGAGAGGAAGAATCAGGCCTAGGGAGTTTCACGGCCAGAAGCTGCCCCATCTATGGGCTCCATAAAGGGTAAGGTATGTCAGAAACCCCAAAACAGTAGCTATGGTTCCCATCCTCCACCCTCCTGGATGTCAAGAAGCTAGAAAGAGCCTGGGGTcagaggtggggggagacacAGACAGGACAGAAGTGTCTAGGCTCCAAGCCTAGGCACCCAGGACAGTTGGGGTTGGAGAGGGATGGGCGCTCCCACCAGCAGATACAGGGGTATCAGGACTCTGCTCATAGGTTCGAGTCTCCAGGGGCTTCTCAGCCAGCTGCTGCAGGTAACGGCGGGTAGTGAGACAGAAGCTCTGCAGTGATAGGGCCATGTACTTCTCCCGGATGAAAAGCGCCCGCACCACACTTTTGGCTGCATCTAAGAGGTCTGTGAATGGCACCTGAAGACAAGGACAAGCGGTCACTTTCTTTGGTCTCCGTGCTCACTCATGTTCACACTCGCCTGTGACCATGCCCAGACCTCACACTGCCTACCCCCAGCACCAAAGGCCTCAAACCGGGGAACATCCAGCCTTCTCTGGTCCCAGCGAATCAGTGAGCCCACAGCCTCTGCCACTCCAGGcaccagaaaaagaaatacccTCTCCAGTTCCCACCAGTTCCCCAGGCCAGGACTCTCTAGAACATATGGTGGAAACCTAAGGCTTCACTCCACACTCACCCCACACTTCTCCTCCCCAGAGATGATGACCCTCTGAAATTCCCGTTCCAGTACCACATCACGTTCCCAAAGACCCCTGTCACCCTGTCCCTCTCCTTGCTCCTTGTACAGCCTATAGGAAAGAGAGATAAAACATGGGTCAGAGTCAGCCGTGGTGCAGACCCATCCCCGTGTCATCTGCGCATGCCCCTCTGCCCTCCGTACTGTAAGTCCGAGTCGCTGTCTGTCTTCAGGAAATCTTGCTTGGCCCGAAGCAGAATATCTGGCTCCAGCCTAAAGGTGGGAAGAGTCAAATCTGGTAGAGCAAGAACAGTGGCTGCAACCTTCAGGTCCCAGCACTGCCCCAGCTTCTGACCACATACTGTCACCTGCGGTCTATGGGCAGGCCTGTATGCTCTGGATAACTATCTTCTGGAGTTGTTTTCTCATCTCTGAAGTGGGATAAGAACAGCCCAGAGCATACAGGCTTGTCCACGGGAGCCTACAGGAAGATGGATCCAGCAGTAGCTGGACTCCAAAGAATGTGCTCTCTGCTGCCTTCCAGGCAGACCTCAAAGAGATAACGGGACAGGGAAGGGGCAGCAGCGGGCTCACTTGACATCCTGGCTGATCTGGCGCTCCAGCCGCTGCCTCCGCTCCTCTAGCTGCTCGATGGGGCTTTCCTCTGGGAACTCATAGGGGGCGCTACGGAGCTCACTCTCAGCCAGTGAGCGGCTGAACAACTCCTGGTACCagtgagggaaaggaggaaaggttaGGTGGCCTTCAagccctctgcccctgccctcccctgcagAGCCTGGGCAAAGGGTGAGGGCAGGAGCCAGGGTTCCCAGGAAAGGCTTAGCATCAGGGACAGTCAAGCACTGTCCCTGATGAGAGGATGGCCCAAGATGAGAGGTGGCTGAGGTAGAGGGTACAGCAACAGAGGTACAGTTTGAGGTGAGGGGGTACAAGAGTGCTACCTCAGCGATCTCCTTGCATTTGCCATCCATAGACGTGCGCAGGTCGAGCGGGAAGTGCTTGAGGCAGGGGGCGTTGCCTGGCAGGGATCTGGCAGACTGCAGTGGAGAGGCCCCCAGACCGCTACGAGCTTCTGCAGAGACAGTGGTGCCAAAGTCAAGGGGAGGAAGGACAGGACCTGGATGTCTTGGAAAGCCAAGAGCCCCTTCCCATCCTGGGGCTAGACCCTATTAAAAGCCAGGGCCTAGACACTGGACAATACTTCCACTGAGACAGAAGAGCCAGCCACGTGGGGCTCCTGAGAGTATTCATCCGCATCTACACAGAGGCCCTTCACCACCCCAGGCTCAGGGATGAGGTCCTGGGCCTGCCTGTGGAGCAAATGGATCATCAACTCTGCAATAAGCACCTGAGGTGGGAGTAGCCCACTCCCTTACGTAGTTCAGGGGAATTTATCTGCCTATGACTATTTTGCAAAAAGGGATGtacgtgtgcacatgtacacacacacacacacaaacacaaacacacacgcacacaccaggCACTCATTCAGGACTAATGGCCACACTAAGAATCATCAACCTCTAGGGTACTAACCCAGGGTCAGATTTACCCTGGCCTAACAGATCCTTCACTGAGATGAACAGAAGCACTGCCTGCTTTCCTAGACCTGCAAGGCACAGGCAAAGTACAGCAGCCACCCAGCAATGACCTGAGAAGCAACTCTCAAGAAAGAGGACCTGGTTGGCCAGAAACCCCTTCTCTCACTGGAGGCCTGCCCTCTCTCCAGGACCCCAGAGCTGCCAAGATGAGGACCAATTCCAGGATACCCGTCCCACAACTGGCTGACCCTCCAAAGGGAGCTGCCACAGTCCGTGCCACTTGGAGGCCTTAGGATCTAAGCTGGAGGCCCCACGGAGGGCCCCGGGAAAGGGAGAATTGGAAGCCAACAAGGGCAGACCTCTTCATGGGCCCTACCACAAGGCTAACTGTGAACGCCAGAAGCTGCTAGTCTCCTGGGCTGCCTAAGCTCCTAGCCCACCACGAAAGAACCCCCCAGTCTCAGCCTCCTCTTGCTGGAAGCTCTCCACAGACTATTTGGTTCTTCCAGCCAGCTGTAGAAGACCCACCTCTCCAGAaccctctccctcacctccacTCTGGCTTAGGAAAGGACGCAGAGG of Mus pahari chromosome 4, PAHARI_EIJ_v1.1, whole genome shotgun sequence contains these proteins:
- the Ampd2 gene encoding AMP deaminase 2 isoform X2, coding for MASEARSGLGASPLQSARSLPGNAPCLKHFPLDLRTSMDGKCKEIAEELFSRSLAESELRSAPYEFPEESPIEQLEERRQRLERQISQDVKLEPDILLRAKQDFLKTDSDSDLQLYKEQGEGQGDRGLWERDVVLEREFQRVIISGEEKCGVPFTDLLDAAKSVVRALFIREKYMALSLQSFCLTTRRYLQQLAEKPLETRTYEQSPDTPVSADAPVHPPALEQHPYEHCEPSAMPGDLGLGLRMVRGVVHVYTRRDPDEHCPEVELPYPDLQEFVADVNVLMALIINGPIKSFCYRRLQYLSSKFQMHVLLNEMKELAAQKKVPHRDFYNIRKVDTHIHASSCMNQKHLLRFIKRAMKKHLEEIVHVEQGREQTLQEVFESMNLTAYDLSVDTLDVHADRNTFHRFDKFNAKYNPIGESVLREIFIKTDNKISGKYFAHIIKEVMEDLEESKYQNAELRLSIYGRSRDEWDKLARWAVNHKVHSPNVRWLVQVPRLFDVYRTKGQLANFQEMLENIFLPLFEATVHPASHPELHLFLEHVDGFDSVDDESKPENHVFNLESPLPEAWVEEDNPPYAYYLYYTFANMAMLNHLRRQRGFHTFVLRPHCGEAGPIHHLVSAFMLAENISHGLLLRKAPVLQYLYYLAQIGIAMSPLSNNSLFLSYHRNPLPEYLSRGLMVSLSTDDPLQFHFTKEPLMEEYSIATQVWKLSSCDMCELARNSVLMSGFSHKVKSHWLGPNYTKEGPEGNDIRRTNVPDIRVGYRYETLCQELALITQAVQSEMLETIPEEVGIVMSPGP
- the Ampd2 gene encoding AMP deaminase 2 isoform X1, yielding MASYPGPGKSKAKYPFKKRAGLQASAAAPEARSGLGASPLQSARSLPGNAPCLKHFPLDLRTSMDGKCKEIAEELFSRSLAESELRSAPYEFPEESPIEQLEERRQRLERQISQDVKLEPDILLRAKQDFLKTDSDSDLQLYKEQGEGQGDRGLWERDVVLEREFQRVIISGEEKCGVPFTDLLDAAKSVVRALFIREKYMALSLQSFCLTTRRYLQQLAEKPLETRTYEQSPDTPVSADAPVHPPALEQHPYEHCEPSAMPGDLGLGLRMVRGVVHVYTRRDPDEHCPEVELPYPDLQEFVADVNVLMALIINGPIKSFCYRRLQYLSSKFQMHVLLNEMKELAAQKKVPHRDFYNIRKVDTHIHASSCMNQKHLLRFIKRAMKKHLEEIVHVEQGREQTLQEVFESMNLTAYDLSVDTLDVHADRNTFHRFDKFNAKYNPIGESVLREIFIKTDNKISGKYFAHIIKEVMEDLEESKYQNAELRLSIYGRSRDEWDKLARWAVNHKVHSPNVRWLVQVPRLFDVYRTKGQLANFQEMLENIFLPLFEATVHPASHPELHLFLEHVDGFDSVDDESKPENHVFNLESPLPEAWVEEDNPPYAYYLYYTFANMAMLNHLRRQRGFHTFVLRPHCGEAGPIHHLVSAFMLAENISHGLLLRKAPVLQYLYYLAQIGIAMSPLSNNSLFLSYHRNPLPEYLSRGLMVSLSTDDPLQFHFTKEPLMEEYSIATQVWKLSSCDMCELARNSVLMSGFSHKVKSHWLGPNYTKEGPEGNDIRRTNVPDIRVGYRYETLCQELALITQAVQSEMLETIPEEVGIVMSPGP
- the Ampd2 gene encoding AMP deaminase 2 isoform X3 — protein: MWESLAPAGEVPPLSPWPQPWHPILAQASPRPNIPLRSGPACKLPLPLQELFSRSLAESELRSAPYEFPEESPIEQLEERRQRLERQISQDVKLEPDILLRAKQDFLKTDSDSDLQLYKEQGEGQGDRGLWERDVVLEREFQRVIISGEEKCGVPFTDLLDAAKSVVRALFIREKYMALSLQSFCLTTRRYLQQLAEKPLETRTYEQSPDTPVSADAPVHPPALEQHPYEHCEPSAMPGDLGLGLRMVRGVVHVYTRRDPDEHCPEVELPYPDLQEFVADVNVLMALIINGPIKSFCYRRLQYLSSKFQMHVLLNEMKELAAQKKVPHRDFYNIRKVDTHIHASSCMNQKHLLRFIKRAMKKHLEEIVHVEQGREQTLQEVFESMNLTAYDLSVDTLDVHADRNTFHRFDKFNAKYNPIGESVLREIFIKTDNKISGKYFAHIIKEVMEDLEESKYQNAELRLSIYGRSRDEWDKLARWAVNHKVHSPNVRWLVQVPRLFDVYRTKGQLANFQEMLENIFLPLFEATVHPASHPELHLFLEHVDGFDSVDDESKPENHVFNLESPLPEAWVEEDNPPYAYYLYYTFANMAMLNHLRRQRGFHTFVLRPHCGEAGPIHHLVSAFMLAENISHGLLLRKAPVLQYLYYLAQIGIAMSPLSNNSLFLSYHRNPLPEYLSRGLMVSLSTDDPLQFHFTKEPLMEEYSIATQVWKLSSCDMCELARNSVLMSGFSHKVKSHWLGPNYTKEGPEGNDIRRTNVPDIRVGYRYETLCQELALITQAVQSEMLETIPEEVGIVMSPGP